ACGTAGGCTGACGTCCTAGCATCTGTGCTAGGTCGGGACTTACTTCGGCTTCCTGGCCGTGTTCGATATCGGTCATAAACCCTAGGGTCCGTTCGATGACAAGTGCTGGCACCCCACGATCTTGCATGCGTGCCGCAAAGGTGGCTGGCTCAGCGGGCGTATAGGCGACCTGCTTTCCCGATGCCGCCGTTAGCGCCGCGGCTACGTCGTCGAAGGAGTAGGCTTCGCTGCCAGTGAAGTGGTAGATGCGGTTATCGCAGTCACGCTCCAGCAAGGCATTTGCAATGGCTTCGCCCATTTCACTGCGGAGAGCAAAGGATACTTTGCCCTGGCCTGCCGGCAGATTAATACCCGTTTCCAGCACTTGAGGGCCCGTAAACAGCGGCAGCACATCCATATAAAGGATGTTGCGGAAAATAAGATAGGACAACCCGCTGGCTTGGATGTACGCTTCCGTTTGGAAATGGCGTACCATCAGGTGATTGGCTAGGGTGCTAGGGTCTTTAAGGGCTCGGCTTGTGTAAGCGAGACAACGTACTCCAGCCTTTTTAGCTGCGTCTACCACGTTCTGGTGTTGCTGTAGCGCGTCCTCTTCGCCACCGCCCGAGATGAGGAGTACTTTCTCGATGCCTTGCATGGCTTTTTCCAGCGAGGCTGGGTCATCATAGCTGCCTACCCGAATGCTTACTCCTTGTGCTTGCAAGTCAGCAGCTTTGTGCTCGTCGCGTACTAAGGCGGCCAGCTGCGTGGCCTCGGTCTTGCGCAAAAGGGTTTGCAGCACAGCTGTACCTAGGTGTCCGGTAGCTCCAGTTACTAAGATCATAGGAAGAATTTTGCGTGAATACCTGAGCTACTTGCTGTCCGTCCCAGCCTAGCTAGGTAAGGCAGAAATAGCGGAACGTTATGATGCAAAATTCAGCGCCAGCGCCAAGCGGGAGAATGGCTGATTGGGGGTAAGATGTGGCGAAAAGTCGGTAAGTGCGTTTGACCTAGCTAACTTGCCGATAAGCAGTGGGAGAGAGGCCTGTGCTTTTCTTGAAAAACCGGCTGAACGCAAACTGATCGGCAAAGTGCAGACTCGCCGCGACTTGGTAGACAGCCAAGGTATGGTTCTGCAACAAGACCTTGGCTTCGAGTACCACTGCTTCGGCTATCCAGTCGCTGGCAGTCCGGCCGGTTACAGCTTTTACCAGTTCTGTGAGGTACTTCGGGCTGATGCACAGGGCGGCAGCGTAAAATTTTACGCTCCGAGCGGAAACGCAATGCGCTTGAACCAACTGCCGGAAAGACTTCGCTAGCAACTGGCTTCTGGGCTGGCTCACTGGCAGTACAACCGCTTGCTGGTCGTACAATT
This Hymenobacter sp. GOD-10R DNA region includes the following protein-coding sequences:
- a CDS encoding SDR family oxidoreductase, which encodes MILVTGATGHLGTAVLQTLLRKTEATQLAALVRDEHKAADLQAQGVSIRVGSYDDPASLEKAMQGIEKVLLISGGGEEDALQQHQNVVDAAKKAGVRCLAYTSRALKDPSTLANHLMVRHFQTEAYIQASGLSYLIFRNILYMDVLPLFTGPQVLETGINLPAGQGKVSFALRSEMGEAIANALLERDCDNRIYHFTGSEAYSFDDVAAALTAASGKQVAYTPAEPATFAARMQDRGVPALVIERTLGFMTDIEHGQEAEVSPDLAQMLGRQPTSLREGVKMLYKLQQKQ